A genomic segment from Triticum dicoccoides isolate Atlit2015 ecotype Zavitan chromosome 1A, WEW_v2.0, whole genome shotgun sequence encodes:
- the LOC119355220 gene encoding uncharacterized protein LOC119355220: MDIAMLAQLFDSWPNSNEYHISECDTILLPCDILGLFLLFILDQQKKIVSILDPLSIPTFGKHILKTMVNDLNLALQTANPAFKDDILKWGCKVPVVPTNPYGPLSGYLIFNLMHSWHDGTLHFPVPKDDFELRKRFLVHILKYEENEVLNNIPVLERSIIDRIKRWTFQRGLSSNDDY, from the exons ATGGACATTGCTATGTTGGCACAACTATTTGATAGCTGGCCTAATAGCAATGAGTATCATATCTCAGAATGTGATACG ATTTTATTGCCTTGTGATATTCTTGGACTATTTTTGTTGTTCATCTTGGACCAACAAAAAAAAATTGTTTCTATTTTGGATCCGCTTTCAATACCTACTTTCGGAAAGCATATACTTAAAACTATGGTCAACGATCTAAACCTTGCACTTCAAACTGCAAACCCTGCCTTTAAGGACGACATTTTGAAATGGGGATGCAAAGTTCCTGTTGTTCCCACAAATCCATACGG TCCCCTATCTGGTTATTTGATTTTCAATTTAATGCACTCATGGCATGATGGAACACTACATTTTCCAGTACCCAAG GATGATTTTGAACTGAGGAAGCGCTTTTTggttcatattttgaagtatgaagAAAATGAAGTTCTAAACAATATCCCAGTCTTAGAACGAAGCATTATAGATCGAATCAAAAGATGGACCTTCCAGAGAGGATTATCATCAAATGATGATTACTAG